The genomic region GCCTTTTACCCCAGGCGGGCGAGGCCGTTTCCGCCCCCGGGGTTGGTGGTAAAAAACAACTAATAATTAATAACGCCCTTTTTAGCAGTGCAGATCTTAGAAAGCTGATCTTAAGCGATCAGCTTTCTTTTCTGGACAAAATCTCTGTTTCTTCTCTACAATAAAAAGAGGAGGGAACAGGATGAAAAAACGGCGCATTTTAATCTGTGATGATGAAGAAAAAGTAGTGCAGCTAATCCAAGTCTACTTGCACCGGGAAGGTTACGAGACGGCGGCCGCCTACACCGGACGCCAATGCTTGGAGAAAGTTAGCCAATTCCGGCCGGACCTGCTGATCCTGGATATCATGATCCCGGAGGGGGATGGTTTCTTTGTTTGTCAGGAGATCCGGAAAGAAAGCAACCTCCCCATTATTATGCTAACCGCCCGCGGTGAAGAGAGCGACCGGGTGTTGGGGCTTGAAATCGGTGCCGATGACTACGTGGTCAAACCCTTCAGTCCCCGGGAATTAACCGCCCGGGTCAAAGCCACCCTCCGCCGCCGGGAATGGGATGCCACCTCCAAGCCGGATCGAATGAACTACGGCGACTTAGTGCTAGACAAAAAGGAACGGCGGGTCTTCGTGGCCGGCCAGGAAGTTCCCCTTACCCCCAAAGAATTTGACTTATTGGCACTCATGGCGGCCAGCCCTTCCCGGGTGTTTAGCCGGGACTTGCTGTACGAAATCGTTTGGGGTAACGATGCCTTAGGCGACGTGCGCACCGTTGACGTCCATCTTACCCGCTTACGAAGTAAGATTGAAGAAAGAAGCGACTACCGGTATTTACACACGGTCTGGGGGATCGGTTACCGTTTCGAGGTAAAGCAAAAATGATGAACAAAATCGGCCTAAAACTAACCGCCTCTTATATCCTGGTCATCGTGGTCGCCACCCTCGTCCTAGGCCTCCTCTTTGCCGGAACCGCCCGCCGGTTTTTATTTGCCGAAAAACAACGGGAGTTGGTGCGGAAAGGTAAACAACTCGGGCAAACCGTAATCGGCTTTTTCACCGGAGAAATCTCCGCTGCCACCGGGGAAAAAATCCTGGAAGTCACCGGTCAGCATTTAGAGGCCAAAATTCTGGTCCTTGACCGACAGGGGCGCCGGTTGGCGATGACGCCCGGCCTCGGGCTACGGGGCGCCCTGCTTTCCCGCGTCGATTTTGCCCGGGTGATCAAAGGAGAAACCGTTGTCCGGCGTGGCTATAACCCAATTTTAGGGGTAAATGCGATCTTTGTGGGGACCCCGGTCCAGACCAAGGGTGGCCAAATCGTCGGCGCGGTTTTTTTAATTGCGCCCTTAACCGCGATGAGCGGGTTAATCAGCGGCCTATGGCGCCTGGGCGCTTTCGCCGCCCTGATCGGCTTCGCCTTCGCCCTCCTGCTCGCCCTCTACCTTTCCCGCACCATCTCCGCCCCGATTTTGCGCTTGCAAGCCGCGGCCGCCGCCATGGCCAAAGGCAACTTTAACGTCCGCGTCCCGTTCGGCTCCGATGAAATCGGCGCCTTGGCCGCGGCGTTCAACCGCATGGCCGATGAGTTGGGAAAAAGCATGGCCGCGCTCAACCGGGAAAAACACAAAGTCGAACGGATCCTGGCCGATTTGGCGGAAGGCGTCTTGGCCGTCGAACCCAACGGGACACTTATGTTTATCAACAATAAAGCCCGGGAACTTTTTGGCGAGCCGGCTGCCCTCTCCTTTGAAGCCTTTCCGGCGATCCAGGACTTAATCGGGAAAGTAGTGGAAACGCACCGCCCGGAGCGGACCGAATTGAACCTCCGGGAAGATACGGCAATTTTAGCCCACACCTCGCCCCTCCTCGACGGCGAACAACTCTGGGGGATTATTGTGGTTTTCCAAGATATTACGGCTTTACGCCAAGTGGAAAAGCTGCGAAAACAACTGAACGCCGACCTCGCCCACGAACTGCGGGCCCCGCTAACCATTATCCAGGGGCAAACCGAGGCGCTTTTAGATGGGGTAATCGAAGAAGAAGCGGAAAAACAGAAAGCTTTACGGGATATTCTCGGGGAGACCGTCCGCCTTAGTGAGATGGTCCGGGCTTTGCTGGAGATCGCTCATCTCGACCGCGGTCCCCAAGCCCTCAATAAGCGTGTCTTTTGCCTCAAAACTTTGGTTGTTTCCTTGGCCGAAAAGTATCAGGCCATTGCCAAGAAGAAAAAAATAACCCTCACGACCATTCTCCCGGCCGGAGATAATTTCCTCCTGGTCGAGGCCGATGAAGCCCGGATTGGGCAGGTTATTAGAAACTTCTTGGATAATGCCCTCCGCTACACCCCGCCCGGTGAAGAAGTACTGATTCGCCTCCAGGCGCAGGATGACACCGTCCAGGTTGAAGTAACCGACCGTGGGCCCGGCATTCCCGAAGCCGAGCAACCGTTGATTTGGGAACGGTTTTACAAAGTAAATAAAGCCCGGACTGCCGGGGAGGGCGGGGTCGGACTGGGTCTGGCCATCGCCAAGGACATTATCCAGGCGACGGGCGGGGAAATCTGGGTTAAGAGTACGGAGGGAAAGGGCGCGACCTTCGGTTTTTCGTTACCGCGCCTCTCCTCCCCACCCCCTCCGGATCACTGTCCTTCCCCCAACTCCGGATAGACAACAGGCGCTTGGACCTCCGGGCAATTACGGTTGGCCGTCCGGGCCGTGATCAACCGGCCAATGGTGTACGCCTCCATCTGCGCGGCCGGGAAAGGTTGCAGAAAGGACAGGAGCTCGGCCGTGCTCAGCCCGGCGGACAGCCAAGCCCGCTCTTGCTCCCGTGGCAGGATCACCGGCATCCGTTTTTTCGTATTATGGATCCTGGCCAAAAGCGGGTTGGCCTCCGTCGTTAGAATGCTGTAAGTCCGGAAAAGCTCACCGGTGGTTGGGTCGGCCCACTCCTCCCAGATCCCGGCGAAAGAAAAGACCGTGCGGTCCTTGAGGAAAATGTAGTAGGGATATTTTTTGCCCTGGAAAAGACGCCACTCGTAAAAACCGTCGGCCGGCACCAGGCAGCGGCGCCGCTGCACAGCCTGGCGGAAAGAGGGTTTTTCCAACACCGTCTCCGCCCGGGCGTTCAGGGTCTTCCCCCGGATCTGGGCCGCCTGCGCCGGCGCTTTGACCCAGAACGGGATCAACCCCCAGGTTAAAAACTGGAGCCGGTCAGGCGCTTCGTTGGTGATGACCGGCATCTTCGGAAACTCAAAACCGGAGACATAATACTTGGGCGTCCACGGTCCTGCTTCGACCTCCCAGTCAAACCCCTCTGTTAACTGGTACCGGTTTTCCAGGGTTTGGGCCGTAACGCTTAACGCATAGTAAAAACACATGCTCTACACTCTCACCTAATATTAGAAAAGGCTTCTCCCCCTTGGTCGTCCTATAATTTTAGCAGGACAGACCAGTAAAATCAAGCAACCATCGAAAACCAACCTAACGGCCATAACGAACAGGCATTACTATAAGATAAACCGGTCGGTGGCCAAGGATAATTCATTGGCAAGTTCGTCCAATTGTTGGGCTGATTCTTTAATAACGATCGTCGTCGAATACTGTTGTTCGAAGGTGGCGGATACCTCCTCCATCGCCGTCAGGTTGTTCTGGCTGATCTGGTGGACCTGTTCGATCTTGGTAATGACTTTCTCATTATCATTCCCGACTTGAGAAGCTGCCTCTGTAATCTGGGAAATATTACGGGCAATCATCTCAACTTTACCCATCAATTCCTTGAAGAGCGCAATGCTCCTCGCGAGTTGGTTTCGTCCTTTTTCGATCTCCGTGTTGCTTTCATCAACCGCATGAGCAACTTGCTGGTTTTTCCGGAGAATCAACTGAATAACTTCATTAATGTGTTCGACCGCCTCGCGGGATCTCCTCGCCAAAACGCCAATATTAGTGGCGACGACCGCGAAACTCCGACCATGTTCACCGGCGCGTGCCGCTTCAATGGAAGCGTTTAGCGATAAAAGGGTTGATTTTTCCGCAATATCACGAATAATATCCACCAAAATTTGAATCTGTTCTGAATCTTCAACCAAGCCACTGACCACTTCTTTAATTTGTCGAACTGAGAAGATAAAGTTATCAATCGCCTGGATCATCTCTTCAGTGGCCTCTCTCCCATGCTGTGCATCAGCGGAGGCCTCCTGGCAGATCTTGTTGATCTCCTGGGTAGCCCTGATCACCATGTTTGTTCTTGATGTTGCCTGCTGGATAGTATCAATCGCCAAATTAACACTATGGCACTGGGATTCTGCTCCAGCCGCCAATTCGTCGATCAGTTTGTTTAACTCCCCTAATGAAGTTGTTGTTTCTTCCACTACTCTAAAGAGATTATGGGTGGAGGCATTAATTTTTTTGGCATCTTGGGCAGTGCGGGTTACCATCGAACGGAGTTCCTCAACAGCATGGTTAAACGCGGAGGCGACGACCCCGACCTCATCACGGGAGGATAAGTCGACTCTTGTATTTAGATCGCCTTTGGCCAACAGTTGGGTTGAATCGCGAAGCTTGTATAAGGGCCGGATGATGGAGCGCGATACCAGGAAGCCGATCAGCAGACCTAAAGCTACACCAATAATCGTAATAATCAGTTGTAAAGTTCTGGTTGAAGAATAGATTTGCCGGCCGGTGCGAAAACTGTCGACCCCGACGATTCTTTGCGCTTTTCCCAACTCATAACAGAAACTATACAGTTTTCGCGATTCCTCTTTAAAACGGTAATATAAAGGCAAAAGATCATTTTTTCCACTTCTTAGCCCGTTACTAAAATCCTGCGCCACCGCTTCATATTCCGCCCATCTTTGCTGTAAACTTTCCCTGGTTTCATCGGGAAGATTATATAAGAAGTTTCCAAGTAAACCGACACATTCAGTCAAATTCCTGTTAAAAGCGGTAACTGAGCCGGAAGTGTTTAATTCTAATGCTTCGTAAGCACTGTATTCAGTACGGTATACGGTCAACAAGAAATCAAAGAGCGGGAAAAGGACTGAAGTATTGCTATTGAAAATATTGGCCGCCGCCTGATTCATTTCTTCAATTCCTGAATTACCGACCAAACCTACCGCAACAATCATTGCACTTAAGATAACAAGGATGATTAGAATCTTCGAAAAAACTCCGCCAAAATAAGGCCTTAATCCAGCCATCTTCATTGTAATTCCCCTCCCAAGATTAAAGTAGGGAGCTTCCGGACTGGAAATGAATGCCCTTTCTTAATCTACGAAAACCGGTGCGAATCTTACCGGACGATGAGAGGGAAAACAAAACTGACACCTTTATTAATTGCTATGTTATTTAAATTGGCGTTCAGATTCTCTAATTTATTCTACAATCTACTTCAATTTTATCTATTTTTTTTCGTCTTAATATCCAACCAGACCGCTAAAAGAAGGATAGCACCCTTGATGATCATCTGCCAGTAGGCTTCGGTATTCATCATGCTCATTCCGTTATCGATACTTGCCATCACAAGAGCACCTAACACAGCACCGGGAATACTCCCAATCCCGCCCAAAAAGCTCGTTCCACCAATAACACAAGAGGCAATGGCATCCAGTTCGGCCCCGTCCCCGGCCGTAATTGTTCCCGCGTTTAGACGGGCGGTGGTCAGAACGCCGGCGATCGAAGCAAGGAAACCTGCTAAAATGAAGACCACCAGCGTCCGGCGGCGGACATTAATCCCCGACAAACGAGCCGCTTCAATATTACCGCCCATGGCATAGACCTGGCGACCAAATTTTGTGTTGTTGGTAATGAAAGAAAAGATTACCGCCAGCACCAAAACGATGATCACCGGATAAGGGATCCCTTCGTATTGGTATAAGACATAAGTGGCCAGGATAATTAAACCGCAGTACAGAATGATGGTCAGGATCTCCAAATAGAGGGGCAAAACCTTAAAGCCGTACTTCAGCTTTGAACGGCGAGACCAGATGCGGGCAAAGACCAAGCCAATGATGATGATGGAAGTTAAGATGATCCCGGGGACAAGACTTAGGTAGCCACTGCTTAAAATCTTAAAACTAGGATCAAGAGGGGCTACGGTTTGGCCTTTCGTGATCCCCAATAAAACCCCACGGTAAGCCAGAAGACCGGCCAAAGTCACAATAAAGGCCGGAACATTATGATAGGCCACCCAATAACCATGAAAGGCACCGATTAAGACACCAAAGCCCAAAGCAACCAAAATGGCCACCGGGGTCGAAACATTATGCCACACCTGTAAAATGCTGGCGATCCCTCCGGTCAACCCCAAAACCGATCCAACCGACAGCTCAATATGGGTGGTAACAATAACCATCACCATACCGATGGCCAAGATGGCGGTAATTGACACTTGACGGGCCAAGTTAGAAAGATTACGCGGGGTGAGGAACCGTCCCTCAGTCAGAACAGTAAAAAGCAGCCAGATAACGACTAAAGCAATAATCATCGTGTAGGCACGCAGATCGAATCTGGCGTTCAGTCGCGCGAACAAACTTTTTCTGGTCACACTGGTGGTTGGTGTCGATTCTCGAACAACGTTCATTTTAGTTCCCTCCTGTTGCTGCCAACATGATCTTTTCTTGGCTTGCTTCGTCATGTCTAAATTCGCCATTGATTTTCCCTTCATAGAGGACAAGTATTCTGTCACTCATCCCGAGAATCTCCGGTAGTTCAGAGGAGATCATAATGATCGCAACCCCTTGTTTTTTCAGTTCATTCATGATATTGTAAATCTCATATTTTGCCCCGACATCAATGCCTCTGGTGGGCTCATCCATGATTAGAATCAAGGGCTTGGTTAAAAGCCATTTGCCCACCACCACTTTTTGTTGGTTGCCGCCGCTCAGATTATTCACTTTTGTTTCCAGCGAGGGGGTTTTGATACTTAAAGTTTTCACCATCGTTTGCGAATCGTAAACTTCGGCGTTCGAGTTAATAACCCCGGATTTACAGTATTTCCTTAAATTGGCGAGGGTCAGATTCTTTTTAACGTCATGGATTAGGACTAAGCCATAACGTTTACGGTCTTCGGTAACCATCGCCAAACCGTTATTGATCGCATCCTGGGGGCTTTTAATCTCGACCTGCCGGCCGTTGATATAAACCTCGCCATAGCTTTCGCCCGGAAAGCCACCGAAGATACTGCTCATCAGTTCGGTACGGCCGGCGCCCATCAAACCGGCAATTCCTAAAATTTCACCACGCCGGACATAAAAGCTGGCATTGTCAACGATCTTCCTCCGGGGATTATCAGGATCAAAAACATTGTAGTTCTTTACCTCGAGGATTATTTCCCCGGTCTCATGATCAACACGGGGGAAACGGTTTGATAGTTCCCGACCAACCATCTTCGCAATAACTTCATTTTCAGAGGTTTCCGCAATCGGCTTGGTGTCAACCGTCTCTCCGTCGCGAAGAACCGTAACCGTATCAGCAATTTCGAAAATCTCATTAATTTTGTGGGAGATATAAATACAGGTCACCCCATCCTGTTTTAACTTGCGCAAAATGTCCATCAGGGTTTCCACTTCATTTTCCGTCAGCGCTGCACTAGGCTCATCCAGGATTAAGATCCGCGCTTTTTTGGAAAGCGCTTTTGCGATCTCCACCATCTGCTGATGCCCAACACCCAGGTTGACAACTTTTGTGCGCGGATTGATATCCAACTTCACCGCTGACATCCACTTTTGAGCTTCGTAAAACAACTGATCCCAATTGATGATCCCGAGTCTATTTGGTTCATTACCTAGGTAAATATTCTCGCCCACGGTCAACTGCTTTACCAGCGTTAGCTCTTGATTAATAATGGCGATACCGGCAGCTTCGGAGGATGCAATGTTATGAAATCTCTGTTCTTCCCCATCAATGATGATCTCTCCGCTATAAGTTCCATAGGGGTAAACCCCACTTAGGATTTTCATCAGTGTCGATTTTCCGGCACCGTTCTCGCCGCAGAGCGCATGGATTTCACCGGCGCGGACTTTAAAATTAACGTTGTTTAGCGCTCTGACCCCTGGAAATTCCTTCGTAATATTCCGCATTTCCAGGATATAACCGGCCATACGACCTCCTCCTCTCGGCGTTCCAGACAATGATTGTTGGGTCCGAAAATTGCAGTTATCCTTGTTATAATGGAGCTAAATCGAATGCTAGGGAGAGAGAGGAAATCCTCTCTCTCCCGCCTTCCACCACAGGATAGACGTACCCTGCCTATCCTTATTTCTCCTTGGGCCACTGGTCCTTCGGAACGTTACGATACACTTGTTCGATGGTGTAGAAACCATCCTTGATAATCACATCATACATGTTCTCTTTGTAGACAGGGATCGGATCCAGCGCGATATAGGGCACATCAACTTTACCGTTGTTCACGGTCAGATTGGCTTCCACTTTTTCACCCTTGGCCAGCTTAACAGCGGCTTGGGCCGCAGCGGTCGCAATCGCTTTAATCGGTTTGTAGACGGTCACCGTTTGGGTCCCCTCAACAATCCGTTGGCAAGCAGCCAGGTCGGCATCCTGTCCGGAGACCGGAACTTTCCCGGCGAGTTTTTGGTCGGCTAAAGCTTGGATGACGCCGCCGGCAGTACCGTCATTGGCCGCCACCACCGCATCAACTTTGTTATTCAGCATGGTGAGGGCGTTTTCCATGTTCGCTTGGGCAATGGCCGGATCCCAGTTGGGGGTGAACTGATCATAAACGATCTTGATCTTCCCTTGGTCAATGTAGGGTTGAAGCGCCTTCATTGCCCCATTCTTAACCAGGTAAGCGTTGTTGTCGGTCGGTGAACCGCCGATGTAAACAAAGTTACCCTCAGAAACCTTGGAAAGAACACCCATGGCCTGTAAATAACCGACCCGCTCATTATCGAAGGAGATATAGAGGTCAAGGTCACAGTTTTTGATTAAACGGTCATAGGCAATAACGGGAACCTTTGATTTATGCGCAGACTCAACAATCGCCGCCGCCGCTTCACCATCATGGCAAACAATGACGAGGACGTCAATCCCTTGCGAAAGCAGGTTCTCGCACTGGGAGATCTGTAACGCATCGTCGTTGTTCGCGGCTTGGACTAGAACCTCAGCGCCTAATCTTTCCGCTTCCGCTCTAAAGAAGTCTCTGTCTTTCCCCCACCTTTCTTCCTGCAAAGTGGCGAGCGAAAACCCAATCCTGATTTTCTTCGGCGCCGCCATCGTCAACGAAGAGGCGACCAAAACAAACAATAAGCTGAGAATCAATAAATTCCGCAAGTTTTTCACCGCAATTCCTCCTTATAAATTTTTTTGGAAAGAATCGATGAGTCTCGCCATGAGACTCATCGTCTTCCTAAATATAAATTAACATCAAGTAACAGATTTGTATCTGGAATCACTTGCGGAATTGAATAACTATATTGTCATTAAATTCCATTGTCGTTGGCCAACAGAATCACAATAGCATTTTTTTGCAGTCAGAATTGTTTAGCGGTATACGGTATGTTCCGGTAGATATCTTCAGGGCGGTGAAAATCATCTTCAATGACGATGCTGATGTTAGACCGGTCAATCGCGATTGGCGTTATTATTTCGGCCGGGACAAAATGCTTTCCGTTGAAAACAGCCGGGCTATTGGTGGCGATCGCTTTATTCTCCGCCAAAAGCATCGCCAGTTCAGCGGCGCGATAAGCCAGTTGGCGAATGGGCTTATAAACGGTCATCAGTTGGGTGCCCTCGATAATCCGCTGGCAGGCGGAGAGGTCGGCATCATGACCGGTGACGGGGATTTTCCCCGCCAACCGCCATTCGGATAAGGCCTCAATCACCCCGCTGGCCAGGCCGTCGTTGGCCGCAAGCACCGCGTCAAAATCCACCCCATCCAAAAGGAGCCGGGAGATGGTGGTATAAGCCTTTTCCGGCAGCCAATTCTCGGCCCATATTTCGGAGACAATTTCAATCTGGTGCTTTTCCACCAAGGGCGTCAGGATATTTCTGTAACCCTGATTAATCAGATAAGGATTGTGATCGGTCGGTGGCCCGTTGATTATAACATAACGTCCGGAAGGAACTTCCTGCGTCAGACGTTTCGCCATCAACTCGCCAACCTTAACACTATCGAATGAGATATATAAGTCTAAATCGGCGTTTCGAATCAAACGGTCATAAGAAACAACTTTTATACCAGCTCTTTTGGCAATTTCGACCGCTTCCGCCAAGCGGTCCAGATCTTGTGGAACAATGATCAAAACGTCCACCTTATTGTTGATAAAGTATTCCACCTGTCTAACCTGTAAAATCCAATCGTTATTGGCCGATAAGGAAATAAACTCTCCCCCGCACTCCACAATTTTTTCTTCCATATAATCCCGATCCCTTTTCCACCTTTCTTCTTGCAGAGTAGCCAGGCTTAAACCAATCTTCACCCGCCCCGGTTTATTGTTATGTTCGATCGACGGTAAGCTCCACCGGTAAGTGACCATCCTGATGATAATTAGCAACAACAACGCCAATAGAAACAGGGTGTTTTTTAATTTTCTCCGTTCCATAATAAACAATCACCTCTTTAGTAACGGTCTCCAGAGGTCTTTATCTTAAAGCAAACAGAGATAGCAATTCACCACCGTTTTCACCCAGTTCTCCTTACTCGCTGCCTGTTTGTTTGCTAACCCAATCGGACGGTGCGACCCCAAAATACTTTTTAAAGATCCGGCTGAAATAGTTGGGATCATTATAACCAACTAAGAAACAGCACTCTTTCACCGAGCGTCCCTCAGCCAACAACTGGACCGTTTTTTCCATTCGTAACCTGGTTAAATATTCCGAAAAACTCTCCCCCAGTTCCTCTTTGAACAAACGGCTTAAATAAAAAGAACTGACATTGACCTGCTCGGCCAACCATTCCAAGGAGATATGCTTCTGGTAATTTTGGTCAATAAGCGCTTTCGCCTCTTTTATGACGGGCTTAATACTATTTACTCTGTTTTCCCGGACCGAAGCGGTCATCAACTTGATCTCCGCTGCGATTAGACTGAAGACCTTTTTTAGATCAGCGCTTGCTTGAAAAATTTTACTGGTCCTTTCATAGCTTGGCACAAATAGATCAAGGCCGCCGTTTTCTTTGGCGATCCGGTAGGAGGTAAGATAAAAAACCAAAAGTTCAAACAATAACTGATCCTTATGTTCTTCACTGATTTGGGACAATATGGAGTTTAATTTGTCCAGCAGAGGCTGGACCTTCATGGCATTGCCAAAGGAAAGGGCATTCCATACCTCCTGAAAATAAGCGGTTAGTTGGTCCTCCCACAATAAACGCGGGGGTTTAGGCAACTCGTGATAATAAACAATTCTCTCCGCGCTTCCCGTTTTATTGAGGGCTTGAAGCGCTTCGTAATAGGACTGCCTCAACTTCGTCGGATCCGAATAGATCTCGCCAACGCCAAGGACAAGCCCTTGACCGGGGCTTCCGGGCGGCAAGTGATTAAGGATCTTCCAGCCGTAGTTTTCGACGATTTTTTTCGCTTCTTCGCCCGGCTTTACCGTGAGCGGGAAAAAGATCGTTAACGGGTTTGTTTGCAACGGGCCAATAAAACATTTAAACAGATGCCGGATCTGATCGGCGAGAAACACCAGATATTCCCGGACTTGGTATTTATGCTCCTCATAATCCGGACTGGCGGTTTCTTCCCGTAGAGAAATGGCCAGAAAAAAGCCGCTGTTAAATTCAAACCCCAGCAATTTCTGGTATTCATAAAATTGTGTCCGGCTGATCCCATTAACCAGCGCATGCAAAAACTCGCTTTCAATAAAGGGAATGATCTTTTTGAATCTTTCCCGCAGTTCCAAGTCTTTTTGTCGCTCAAGTTTGATCTGTTCGATCCTGTCTCTCGCTTTACTGATAATTTGAAGCAAGTCGTTTTTATTTATTGGTTTAACCAAATAAGAAAAGACATTTAAATTTAGATTAATCACTTCCTGGGCATAGATAAAATTGTCATAAGCCGAGAGAATTATAAAGATCGTCCCGCACGTTCCAAAGGCCGATCCCGGTTGTATGACCGGATACTTTTCTCCCTTCCTGTAATCGTTTCACCGTCTCACTGTCCATGCCCAGCCCGTTGTCGGAGACATCGATGATTACCGATTCATCATTTTGGTAGGCACGGACCTTAATTTCGCCGCCTTCCTCCAGCTGTTCCACCCCATGAATCAAGGCATTTTCCACAATCGGCTGGATGGTCAGGAGCGGGATCTGGAAATCGGCAATGGCCGGGTCGACGTCAATATGCAAGTCAAACCGGTCGCTGCCATATCTGGTTTTTAAGATAAAAAAGTAGTTTTCCAAGTTGTCCGTTTCCTCGCGGATGGTCACTGCCGTATTGATCTTGCGGAGGCTATAGCGGAGTAGTTTGGAGACTTTATCAATAAAATCAGCTGTTTTGTCCGCGTCCTCCATAATGGCCAACTGGACGCCGGCGTTGAGGGTATTGAACAAAAAGTGGGGGTTAATCTGCGACTGCAGGGCGTGGAGTTCCGCTTCTTTGAGGGTGTTTTTCATGGCCAAGTTCTGATATTCCTGTTCTTGCAGTTTCTTTTCCAGATCCGATTTGTTTTTAATCTCTGAGATCAACTTGCCAATGCTTGTCGCCATTTCGTTAAAGGCCTGGGAGACGACGGCAATTTCATCATTGGACGAGACCGGCAAGGGGGGGAGTTGAAACTCGCCCCGGGAAATGGTCTCCGCCGCCTCAACCAATTTCTTCAACGGCTTTGTCAACCGAAAACCGATCCATATGGTGGAGAGGATACTAAAGATAATCGCCAGGATGATCATGAAAAGGCCGAGCCGTTGGATAAAGTTGATCCGCTCTGTAATCAAGAGGTATTGCATGCTGCTCTCTTCCAGTTGTTTCGTGATCAACCGATCAACCGCCCATTTAATGTTGGTATTATAACGCAATACCTCCGTGAAGGCCCCGGAATACCCCGCACTGTCCCTGGCTCTTTTGAACCGCACCGCCGCATCGGCTTCCTGCAAAAAAAGCTTGGTCATTGTTTTTATATTCTTGAGGAGCAGATAGTTTTCGATACTGTCCCCGACAAGCTGTAGATCGGTATATTCCGATTCCACTTCCTGATAATAATGGTAGTAACTGCGCAACATATCAGAACTACGCTCGACCAGGAATTTTTCTAAGGAAATGACGATATTATCAATGTTTGAACTAAATTCCCTCAGTTTGAGGGAGTTCGCCAAGAGACTGTTTATCCTGGATAACAAATTGCTTTGCCTGTAGTAGCTAAAGAAACTGACCGAGGTAAAGATGATAATCATGGTTAAGAATGAAACCATAAATTTATTGCGGATTGATTGTGTGGGTTGTTTACTCACCTTCCTCACCAGCCCGTCCCTTCATGATGAGTTTGCTGTACATCTCATCCACATTGGTCGAATCTACCAAAAAGATTGGGAGATAATAGTTCACTTAATTCCTTTCATGATCACCGATCTTGGTGATCATAAAAAAGGACGGGATTAAGAAAAGATCCTTGTGAAAACCCCTCAAGCGCCTTAAACGCTTTAAACGCCAATCCCTAAAAAAAGCTCTGTTCCAGAATGGAACAGAGCTTTTTATTGGGTGCGA from Capillibacterium thermochitinicola harbors:
- a CDS encoding xylose ABC transporter ATP-binding protein, which produces MAGYILEMRNITKEFPGVRALNNVNFKVRAGEIHALCGENGAGKSTLMKILSGVYPYGTYSGEIIIDGEEQRFHNIASSEAAGIAIINQELTLVKQLTVGENIYLGNEPNRLGIINWDQLFYEAQKWMSAVKLDINPRTKVVNLGVGHQQMVEIAKALSKKARILILDEPSAALTENEVETLMDILRKLKQDGVTCIYISHKINEIFEIADTVTVLRDGETVDTKPIAETSENEVIAKMVGRELSNRFPRVDHETGEIILEVKNYNVFDPDNPRRKIVDNASFYVRRGEILGIAGLMGAGRTELMSSIFGGFPGESYGEVYINGRQVEIKSPQDAINNGLAMVTEDRKRYGLVLIHDVKKNLTLANLRKYCKSGVINSNAEVYDSQTMVKTLSIKTPSLETKVNNLSGGNQQKVVVGKWLLTKPLILIMDEPTRGIDVGAKYEIYNIMNELKKQGVAIIMISSELPEILGMSDRILVLYEGKINGEFRHDEASQEKIMLAATGGN
- the xylF gene encoding D-xylose ABC transporter substrate-binding protein → MAVKNLRNLLILSLLFVLVASSLTMAAPKKIRIGFSLATLQEERWGKDRDFFRAEAERLGAEVLVQAANNDDALQISQCENLLSQGIDVLVIVCHDGEAAAAIVESAHKSKVPVIAYDRLIKNCDLDLYISFDNERVGYLQAMGVLSKVSEGNFVYIGGSPTDNNAYLVKNGAMKALQPYIDQGKIKIVYDQFTPNWDPAIAQANMENALTMLNNKVDAVVAANDGTAGGVIQALADQKLAGKVPVSGQDADLAACQRIVEGTQTVTVYKPIKAIATAAAQAAVKLAKGEKVEANLTVNNGKVDVPYIALDPIPVYKENMYDVIIKDGFYTIEQVYRNVPKDQWPKEK
- a CDS encoding sugar ABC transporter substrate-binding protein; this encodes MERRKLKNTLFLLALLLLIIIRMVTYRWSLPSIEHNNKPGRVKIGLSLATLQEERWKRDRDYMEEKIVECGGEFISLSANNDWILQVRQVEYFINNKVDVLIIVPQDLDRLAEAVEIAKRAGIKVVSYDRLIRNADLDLYISFDSVKVGELMAKRLTQEVPSGRYVIINGPPTDHNPYLINQGYRNILTPLVEKHQIEIVSEIWAENWLPEKAYTTISRLLLDGVDFDAVLAANDGLASGVIEALSEWRLAGKIPVTGHDADLSACQRIIEGTQLMTVYKPIRQLAYRAAELAMLLAENKAIATNSPAVFNGKHFVPAEIITPIAIDRSNISIVIEDDFHRPEDIYRNIPYTAKQF
- a CDS encoding AraC family transcriptional regulator, encoding MVKPINKNDLLQIISKARDRIEQIKLERQKDLELRERFKKIIPFIESEFLHALVNGISRTQFYEYQKLLGFEFNSGFFLAISLREETASPDYEEHKYQVREYLVFLADQIRHLFKCFIGPLQTNPLTIFFPLTVKPGEEAKKIVENYGWKILNHLPPGSPGQGLVLGVGEIYSDPTKLRQSYYEALQALNKTGSAERIVYYHELPKPPRLLWEDQLTAYFQEVWNALSFGNAMKVQPLLDKLNSILSQISEEHKDQLLFELLVFYLTSYRIAKENGGLDLFVPSYERTSKIFQASADLKKVFSLIAAEIKLMTASVRENRVNSIKPVIKEAKALIDQNYQKHISLEWLAEQVNVSSFYLSRLFKEELGESFSEYLTRLRMEKTVQLLAEGRSVKECCFLVGYNDPNYFSRIFKKYFGVAPSDWVSKQTGSE
- a CDS encoding sensor histidine kinase produces the protein MVSFLTMIIIFTSVSFFSYYRQSNLLSRINSLLANSLKLREFSSNIDNIVISLEKFLVERSSDMLRSYYHYYQEVESEYTDLQLVGDSIENYLLLKNIKTMTKLFLQEADAAVRFKRARDSAGYSGAFTEVLRYNTNIKWAVDRLITKQLEESSMQYLLITERINFIQRLGLFMIILAIIFSILSTIWIGFRLTKPLKKLVEAAETISRGEFQLPPLPVSSNDEIAVVSQAFNEMATSIGKLISEIKNKSDLEKKLQEQEYQNLAMKNTLKEAELHALQSQINPHFLFNTLNAGVQLAIMEDADKTADFIDKVSKLLRYSLRKINTAVTIREETDNLENYFFILKTRYGSDRFDLHIDVDPAIADFQIPLLTIQPIVENALIHGVEQLEEGGEIKVRAYQNDESVIIDVSDNGLGMDSETVKRLQEGRKVSGHTTGIGLWNVRDDLYNSLGL